Genomic DNA from Candidatus Kaiserbacteria bacterium:
AGATATCAGCTGAGAGTGACCCGAGAAATGAAAAGAGGATAGCATCCTGAATAGGAAGATATCCCTGAAAAGCCAGAACAAGAGCGAGGAGCGCTCCATTTTCTCCGGTTAGAAAGGTAATGAGCCAAATTACAAAAAGACTTACGAGGGCTATATCTGATTGGAGGTAAATCTCAGTTTGGCTGAGTATTGCTTCTAACATATAAGTATAGTGTATCATGCTGAAACCAGCATGAATTTTCTTCACCATGAAAGTAATGAGAGCGAACTTCTTTCCTAATCACACTTCCCTCCATTCGCGAGAAACGTTATAGTAGGAAGATGGCACTCATTGTACACAAACGGGTCACCTTTGATTTTGAAATCCTCGAGACCTACGAGGCGGGTGTTTCCCTGCTCGGTACCGAGGTAAAATCACTCCGTAATGGCCAAGGGAAACTAGACGGAGCGCACGTGATTATCCGTGGTGGCGAAGCATTTCTCGTGGGTGCGTCTATTCCCGCTTTCCAGCAAGTAAATGCAGGCAAAGGGTATGACCCCGAGCGTCCCCGCAAACTCCTCCTCAATAAAAAGGAAATTCAAATTCTCGACCAAGGGAGCGAACGCCAGGGTTTGACAATAGTGCCCATTAAGTGGCATAATGTTAATTCAAAAATCAAGCTACGTATTGCCCTTGCCCGTGGAAAGAAAAAGCAAGACAAGCGTGAAAGTATCAAAGAACGCGACGTGAAGCGCGACCTCGCCCGCGATTTTAAGTACCAGTAGTTACCGGTAATAAAGTACCCTCGGGTACGTCATTGTATAAGCCAGCAATTCGCCCATTGTCACTTTTTGAAGTCTTTCAAAAGGTACCAATGGGGGGATGACAGGCTTTGACGGTTTGCCCCGCACGATCTGTGCAGTGTCGAAGTTGGATGTAACTTCGTTAAAATGCATCTATCCGTACGTGCTAAGAAAAGCGTACCAAGTCCTTATGCTAACGCATTCGGATTCGCACCAGCATTCGCGTAACCCAAGAAATTAGGTTACCCCGCTCGTGTGGCATCACCGTGTCGAATGCCTAATACGATACGCGTGGTGATATAAACATCAGGCTCTAGTCTCTTCCCTCGCCTCCGGTAGAGACCAAATTCTTCGAGGCTCGACTGCTGATGCTTTGGTTTTCCTTTTACATCATCAGTTCAAATCAAAAGGTAAACTACACACTGTAGACCCAGACGTTCGGTCACTCTCGGACGGCGGTTCAAATCCGCCCATCTCCACATATAGAAATACATAGAACATTAAAAAACTGCCGAAGGCAGTTTTTTAATGACAACTTCAACGTTATGCAACGTTATGCAACGTTTAGCCAGTTCTTAATTAGTTTTTTGAAATTTTTACTTTTCAAATTTATATCATTTAAATTTTCAAACTGAATAACCCCCCGGATATCA
This window encodes:
- the smpB gene encoding SsrA-binding protein SmpB, whose protein sequence is MALIVHKRVTFDFEILETYEAGVSLLGTEVKSLRNGQGKLDGAHVIIRGGEAFLVGASIPAFQQVNAGKGYDPERPRKLLLNKKEIQILDQGSERQGLTIVPIKWHNVNSKIKLRIALARGKKKQDKRESIKERDVKRDLARDFKYQ